tatgaagaagcgatggtgagcccagattccacaaaatggcttgaagccatgaaatctaagatgggatccatgtatgagaacaaagtgtggactttggttgacctgcCGATGATCGGAaaaccattaagaataaatggatcttcaagaagaagattgacactggcggtaatgttactgtctataaagctcgacttgctgcgaaaggttttcgacaagtacaagggattgactacgatgagaccttctcacccgtagcgatgcttaagtctgtccgaatcatgttagcaattgccgcattttatgattatgaaatttggctaatggatgtaaaaactgcattcctgaatggatttctggaagaagagttgtatatgatgcaaccagaaggttttgtcgattcaaagggagctaacaaagtgtgcaagctccagcgatccatttatggactggtgcaagcctctcggagttggaataaacgctttgatattgtgatcaaagcatttggttttatacagacttttggagaagcctgtatttacaataaagtgagtgggagctctgtagcatttctgatattatatgtggatggcatattgttgattggaaatgatatagaatttctggatagcataaagggatacttgaataagagtttttcaatgaaagacctcggtgaagctgcttatatattgggcatcaagatctatagagatagatcaagacgcttaattggactttcacaaagcacataccttgacaaagttttgaagaagttcaaaatggatcaagcaaagaaagggttcttgcctgtgttacaaggtgtgaagttgagtaagatgcaaggcttcgcctaagcaccgctacgatataatcaaggtggattatggtggagcgggggtaccgcacacggctggaatagatcaatagatcaacttgtgtgtctatggggtgccccctggccacgtatataaaggagcaaggggagggggtcggcggcctcatagggtgcgccccaaggggggaatcctactcctactaggtgtaggctccccctttcctagtccaactaggaggggaaggaaagaggaggagaagagaaggaaagagggggccggcccccaaagccctaaaccaattcggtttgggcctaggtgGGCGCATCCCACacttccttgctgccctctatttccactaaagcccatgaaggcccattgacactcccgatgaattcccgtaactctccggtactccgaaaaatagccgaatcactcagaacctttctgatgtccgaatatagtcgtcgaatatatcgatctttacgtctcaaccatttcgagactcatcatcatgtccccgatctcatccgggactccgaactaccttcggtacatcaaatcacataaactcataataccgatcgtcacagaactttaagcgtgcggaccctatgggttcaagaactatgtagacatgaccgagacacgtttccggtcaataaccaacagcggaacttggatgatcatattggctctcacgtattctacgaagatctttattggtcaaaccgcataacaacatacattgttccctttgtcatcggtatgttacttgcccgagattcaatcatcggtatctgaatacctagttcaatctcgttaccagcaagtctctttactcgttccataatacatcatcccgcaactaactcattagttacaatgcttgcagggcttatagtgatgtgcattaccgagtgggcccagagatacctctccgacaatcggagtgacaaatcctaatcttgatttatgccaactcaacaagtaccatcagagacacctctagagcacctttataatcacctagttacgttgtgatgtttggtagcacacaaagtgttcctccggtaatcgggagttgcataatctcatagtcataggaacatgtataagtcatgaagaaagcaataacagaaaactaaacgatcaagtgctaagctaacagaatgggataagtcaatcacatcattctcctaatgatgtgatcccattaatcaaatgacaactcatgtctatggttaggaaacttaaccatctttgattaatgagctagtcaagtagaggcataccagtgacactctgtttgtctatgtattcacacatgtagtaagtttccggttaatacaattctagcatgaataataaacatttatcatgatatgaggaaataaataataactttattattacctctagggcatatttccttcagtattccACCTTGGAGTAGCAACCCTAATTTGTAAGATAAAAGTTGGTAATGGTGTATCTACAATCTAAGCACACACACCTTTTCATAGTTGATCTTCAACCCCTTCACATGGTCTTATGACTTTTCGAAGACCTATATTTTTGATAAACAGCCATCCGACGCAAGACAACCAATACAAAAGGGGAGAAAAATGGTCGGGCTTAAAGGATGCCCTCAACATAGAGGAACATGTGCTAGGGGTTGTGTGACTCACTTGCTTGACCCCACGCCTTCCTAGACGCCCCATctccatgatacatctccaatgtatctataatcttttttgttccatgctattatattatctgttttggataaatgctattttatattatttttgggactaacctattaacctagagcccagtgccagttcctgttttttttcttctatttttgagTTCCGCATAAAAGGaatataccaaacggagtccaaacgtaataaaaccttcgcgatgatttttcttggaccagaagacaaccaggagacttggagatgaagtcggaggagccacgaggcggccacaaagacggagggcgtgcccccaccctttgtgggccccttgtgcacctcctgacctaattctttcgcctatatattcccatatatacccaaaccactagaggcatccacgaaaatacttttccaccaccgcaaccttctgtacccgtgagatcccatctagggaccttttcctgcaccctgccggagggggattcgatcacgaagggcttctacatcaactatattgcccttccgatgaagcgtgagtagtttaccacagacctccatagcgagtagctagatggcttcttctcgctCTTTGATTCTCGATACCATGTTCTCctggatgttcttggagatctattcgatgtaatacttttttgcgatgtgtttgccgagatccgatgaattatggatttatgatcaacttatatatgaatattatttgaatcttctctgaattcttatatgcatgatttgatatctttgtaattctcttcgaactgtcggtttggtttggccagctagattggtttttcttgcaatgggagaagtgcttagctttgggttcaattttgcggtgtcctttcccagtgacagtaggggtagcaaggcacatattgtattgttgccatcgatgataaaaaaatagggttttcatcatattgcttgagttaattcctctacatcatgtcatcttacttaatgcgttacttcgttctttatgaatgtaatactctagatgcatgctggatagcggtcgatgtgtggagtaatagtagtagatgtagaatcgtttcggtctacttgacacggacgtgatgcctatattcatgatcattgctttagatatcgtcataactttgcgcttttctatcaactgatcgtcagtaatttgttcacccatcgtattatttgctatcttgagagaagcctctatgCCCCCCgttttattttccatcatataactttccgatctacaatattaatTTTCGATCTattctttttgcaatcttttactttccgatctataaaccaaaaataccaaaaaatatttaccttatcgtttatctatctctatcagatctcacttttgcaagtaaccgcgaagggattgacagcccctttatcgcactgggtgcaagttgtttgattatttgtgcaggtattcaatgatttgtgcgttgtctcccactggattgataccttggttttcaaactgagggaaatacttatctctactttgctgcatcattctttcctctttaagggaaagacCAACGCAAACTGAAGAAATAGCACTCCACCGGTGCCATCGACAACACGAGATGCACCATAGCAGACGAGGTTCAGGTGTCCTCCCATTCTACTTCCACTCCCCCTTTTCATGTCCTTGTTGAGAGTCCAATTGGCAGGAGCCCTTGCTTTTTTAGGGAAGGTAGGAGACTTTGCAATATTGAATAATGTGGGGGACTATGGGAAGATGGAGAGGGGCCGAGCACATTCGGTTGACTAGCAGGGTTCCAGGGATGTCCAGCTTGCTCACTGTGTGCGTGCGACGGGCAGGTTCAGGCAAGATTTTTTAACTGCAACATTATATTAACCATTAAACAAAATACAACCACACATACATGTGAAAACTACCAGAAAAGACTAGGACATGGTGGGTGTCCAGAAACTATGCAGAAAGAAATCCAAAAAATATATTACAAATAAGTCCCTTGGTGTCCCTATGATCAACCAGATCTTAAAACCACCATCGATCGCCGAGACGCACACTGGGGGAAGAGACAGAATACCAGCAAATTGAAATCCCGTGCCATAGCCTTGAAGGCGTTGAGAGCTGAAGACCGAACCTGCAAAATAGACACTTGGCGATGTGGCGCCACGATTGAGGACGGTTTCGCCGCCAACCTGGATCCAGTTTTAACACTGATCCAGATTTGACGCATCCTACCGTTGTTGTTAGGGAAAGACGCCAGATCCACTACCGTCGGACCACCAACCTTAAATCAACACCAATATATCCCACTTGCCAGTGCTGACACAAGAAAACATAAAAAGCCCACCGCTCCAAACGAACAGCAAGCAGACGGGGCCATCAGCTCAGCGGTGCCTTCAGAGAGAATGTCATCATGGTGAGGAGAGATAAAGAACCACCTTATTCGATGGAGCACCAACCACACCAAAGCGACGTGGTATCAAACAAAGACGAGACACTAAAATGGATCAATTGAAAGAGAAATGGGAGCTCACCCCCTCCACCAACCACCGGAACAACAGACAGAGAGGGTGGAGATCATCGCCTCGCTGCCGTCCAAAGGAAGGTAGGAACCACCGTTTCTCTCTCTCTCATCGCCAGGGCAGAGAGCAAAGCCTTCGTGTGTGATTTCCCGGCAATGGTACACGTACGGTAACTTATAGGGTTTTACAGGGAGGGATTAACTTGTGTGTTTGTGATTGGTCAATAGTTGATGGAGCcagcccaccccctgaaaatcagggcaGGGGCAAGTTCATGATTGGTTAGTGGATGAAAACAGTCTGTAAAACCCCGTATTTCTTTGTAAGTCTAGCATTTTTGGTGATTTCCTCTCCTCttccttttttttttgctttttctaaGACACTTTGTTTTTTGCTGACAAAGGCGGAATGGCCTATCCCGGGCCGGCCCGCTCAGCCGGCCAGCCCGGTCAACTCGGACCGAAAGAGAAGTTGGACTTGAACACATACACCCTTCcgtcaaaaaaaagaagaaaaaactggTTGTTCCCCCGACGCGAGTAACCTCGACGAGCACagaacgccgcccgccgcccgtcgTTCGCTGGGTTTCCTCGGTGAGCTCCTTTCCTCTCCCTCGGCCGACCCGTTCGCTATGTTTAGAGGGCCGTAATTGGGGACGTGCTCCGCTGTTTGTGGGATTTCGTTGAGCACGAAGCTGGCGTCCGCGTCACCAACTCCTGACCTAGAGCTCGCACCTCTCAGCCTCGCACCGTCGCACGCTCGTGCGGCCCCAGCCAGCGAAGCAGCCAGAGCTCCCCGCCCCCGCACAAAGCTAGGGTTACTGCAGCCGCCGCCCCTCCGGCAGGCCCTCCGCCGGCGCGCCCTCCGCGGTGTTCCCCGCCCGTCCCGCCGTCCAGTACCTCCGCCCCTCCCGTCCCCTGCCTCTGGCCCTCCAGCCTTCCGGCCCGTCCGGCCCTCTCCTGCACCGCCGACCAGAGGAGAGGTCCTCTCTCTAATCCCCcctccctgccccccccccccccccccccaatccttcCTCCCCCCCTCCCTCCCTCTTCCATCCCTCCCCTCCTGTACCATCGCTCTATtcctttttcttcatttttttttctgatttttttgcgTGGTCGACATTGTGTAGTTGCTATGCATGGAAGTTGATGAATGCTATGGACTGAACATTGTGACCATACACTATTGATTGCATAGCTGTATTTCCTTGCAATGGAGTTCGCTTGCTAGGTATTTGTGAAAATGCTAGTATGGAATTTTCTTCTATTTTCTTGTACTTTGTAGATGTGAATGGTGATGTTCTAGATTGTAGCATGGTAGATATTTAAATTGTGCTTCATACCGGATAGAATTTTGCTTGCTTGAAGTACTGGTCGACATGGTGGTTTGGGATGATGTACATGTGAAGAAATTCGTTGATATTTGCAAATTAGAGGTTACTGATGGGAACAGACCCTTAGGTTATTTCAATAGGAAAGTCTGGAAAAATATTTCTGGTAGGATAGCTGATTCTTGTTGTGCAAGAGGACGATAGGTTAGCTATGTTGACGGAGAACATAATCATGTGAACCATGTATTTTGTGTGGTCTTGTAATAATATATGGCATAAGTTTCTATTTGTATTAGCTATACATATGCAATATtaaaaagaagttcaaaaaacttgTCGATATTGTCATTTTTTTCCCTTTCAATATGACCATTGAAATGTGAATCAGTGTACATATTGTTGCTTTACGGTCAATTAACATACAAACAGTCTTTCAGCGTCCAGGGGCATTACAGCCAACTCCTACCAAATCTATAGTTTCACAGTTGTCTCAACCAAACAACTTTCAACTGTCCCATAGTTCTGAGCACACATCAGCCTTCTCACAGCTCACAGCAGGTTTTTCAGAATCTACAGTCAACCAAACAGACCCTAAGAGGGATAGAAGAGAGAACATAGAACACAGAGAAGCAATGTTCCTGGAGGAGGATATTTCCATCTTTTCGTGTACCGGTTTACGCTCCAATAAATTTATCTTGCGTTTGCCGCCATATAGGGTGATTTCGCAATTGACTGTCAAAAGGATGGGCAATGTGAAGACATAATAAGGATTTAATAATGCCGTTGATACAGTTTTCATGCTTTTGACTTGCAGGAGTTTGTCTGACTTCTCCAATCAGAGCATTGCAGAGGGAAAATAGTAATGGAGTTGATAAATGCTAACCCTGTGATTCATGAGAAAAGGGAGAGGCGCATCCGGCAGGCACCAGAAAACATAGATGAAAATGCACCAGAGGCCATAGACCAGCTTGAAATATTTGATATCCTCTATTGTTTTTCCTTTATATATGGATCTAGTAGCTTGCTTTCTTGCTATACTTTATTGTCTGGTACCGTGTTAGCATAATTACCTTGTACTCCTTAACATTCTTACATCATATTAGAGACATAAAGGACCCAGAACATCCATACTCATTGGAAGACCTTAATGTGGTAAATGAAGACTCAGTCGAAATCAATGATGAACTTAGTCATGTCAGGTAAGTTGGCATCTGTCTATTGGAACTTTGGCTGCTACAATTCAGGAATCATAATGAAATTAAATCGTGAGGATTCCTGGTCGCTTTGGTTTCAGGGTTACTTTCACCCCAACAGTGGAGCATTGCAGTATGGCCACTATCATTGGCCTTTGCTTACGTGTGAAGCTCATGCGGAGTCTTCCACCTCGTTACAAGGTATGCTGTTGGTGTGCGGTAAAAAGGAACTCCTGCTATTATAGTTCCACAACTAATCGTAAACTGCTTAAAagagaaaagaagagaagaaagtaACAATCAGTTCAATTGTGAACTGCttaaaaagaaaagaagagaagaaaataaCGAGCTGCCTTAATATGTTGCTGAAGCCATGGTATTTTAATTAACATGTCAGTGTATTTATTATAATTTAGGAAGTCTTAAAACACTGAGCTAGATGAGCCATCTGTGTCAGACcacttagggccagttcttttggggctTATGGCTGGCTGTCTACCCCCTCCCCAGCTTATTCTAGAACCTAATTTTTTTTCTAGAAACCCAACCTAAAGTTTTATTTTGGGGCAGCTTATTTCCACAGCCATACATAAGcccgaaaagaactggcccttaacttGCTACTGCCATTATAGAACAAGTTTTTACTTCAAAATTCAGATACCGCAAACACACTCTGGAGGCACAATAAGTGCAGTTTCTAATTTCAGATACGTGTGGTGTAAATGCATCATTAATGGTTAGAAACAATGGTAATTCATTAACATATATGCCAAGTATTTCATAAGCAAATTTATTGAGGACTAATTAGGTAGGGTGGATTTTGCTCCTGTCAATGACAGTGCGGGGAAATTGATACTTTTCTGCTGCTTATTAGCTATTACTGCCCATAGTTTCTTCAAAACAATCAGACATTGTATTGATTTCTGACCCATGTAGGTGGACATACGGTTGACGCCTGGATCACATGCAACTGAAGCTGCCGGTATGTGTTCTACGATATACATTTTTATACCTT
The window above is part of the Triticum aestivum cultivar Chinese Spring chromosome 2A, IWGSC CS RefSeq v2.1, whole genome shotgun sequence genome. Proteins encoded here:
- the LOC123190338 gene encoding protein AE7 encodes the protein MELINANPVIHEKRERRIRQAPENIDENAPEAIDQLEIFDHIRDIKDPEHPYSLEDLNVVNEDSVEINDELSHVRVTFTPTVEHCSMATIIGLCLRVKLMRSLPPRYKVDIRLTPGSHATEAAVNKQLSDKERVAAALENSNLLDIVEECLSPTLG